In Mangrovivirga cuniculi, the following proteins share a genomic window:
- a CDS encoding RNA polymerase sigma factor — protein sequence MNDKEIISGIKSGNKTILKDLYLDNKNDFVGFAHKYSSDDILIEDIFQDAIIVFYEKAISGKIDSLKCSLKTYLFSIGKYMIFDKNRKSVKEVQSDDLQYVLDSQDYYLIDDLSTEEELSPYQEMLYEHFKKLGEKCRKVLQAFYYKGQTIEEIMIEEGYENKNVVKSQKSRCLKALKEMINKSHE from the coding sequence ATGAATGACAAGGAAATTATTTCCGGGATTAAATCCGGCAATAAGACAATATTGAAAGATTTATACCTTGATAATAAGAATGATTTCGTCGGGTTTGCTCATAAATATAGTAGCGATGATATTTTGATTGAAGATATCTTTCAGGATGCGATCATTGTATTTTATGAAAAAGCGATCAGCGGTAAAATCGATTCGCTAAAATGCTCATTGAAGACCTATTTGTTTAGTATCGGAAAGTATATGATTTTCGATAAAAACAGGAAGTCAGTAAAGGAAGTACAGTCTGATGATCTGCAATATGTGTTAGATAGTCAGGATTATTATCTGATAGATGATCTTTCAACAGAAGAGGAATTAAGCCCTTATCAGGAAATGTTGTATGAACATTTCAAAAAGCTCGGTGAGAAATGCAGGAAGGTACTTCAAGCCTTTTATTATAAGGGACAAACAATCGAGGAAATAATGATTGAAGAGGGTTATGAGAACAAAAATGTGGTAAAAAGCCAAAAATCAAGATGTCTCAAAGCTTTAAAAGAAATGATAAATAAATCCCATGAATAA
- a CDS encoding DUF4412 domain-containing protein: MKKLKYHLIIIVLLVSCIEVQGQFLKKLKKDIEDKVERGVSDAVSDKVANEAEKKTEEMLNELFTMELQNNSPVPMGGTMVGAEELPEKYYFEWKYTLEMETPESKDKLLMDYYLMKDAGYFGATFKKAGDMFMVYDYSNDLTAIFNSKNGNKSVFAMKNAAYMDSTVVNESMQEEYTMKEIEGKTILGYECKGYEITTEEHIIIMYITFEPDIGFGDVVGNNQNMPKEMKKEWIKNGEKEGLVMEMDMVGRTEDDNSMKMICKDLKKQKLTIEKSDYINN; this comes from the coding sequence ATGAAAAAGCTTAAATACCATCTGATAATTATAGTCTTATTAGTGTCCTGTATTGAAGTGCAGGGTCAGTTTCTAAAAAAGCTTAAAAAAGACATCGAAGACAAAGTCGAAAGAGGAGTCTCGGATGCTGTATCCGATAAGGTTGCTAATGAAGCAGAAAAGAAAACTGAGGAAATGCTTAATGAGCTTTTCACCATGGAATTACAGAATAATTCTCCGGTACCGATGGGAGGTACAATGGTCGGAGCTGAAGAGCTTCCGGAAAAGTATTATTTCGAGTGGAAATATACTCTCGAAATGGAAACTCCGGAGTCAAAAGACAAGCTATTAATGGATTACTACCTGATGAAAGATGCAGGATATTTTGGAGCTACCTTTAAGAAGGCTGGCGACATGTTTATGGTATATGATTATAGCAATGACCTAACTGCCATATTCAATTCCAAAAATGGTAATAAATCTGTATTTGCAATGAAAAATGCAGCTTATATGGATAGTACAGTGGTCAATGAAAGTATGCAAGAGGAATACACTATGAAAGAAATCGAAGGCAAAACTATCCTTGGGTATGAATGTAAAGGTTATGAAATAACAACAGAGGAACATATAATCATTATGTATATCACTTTCGAACCGGATATCGGCTTTGGAGATGTGGTCGGTAATAACCAAAATATGCCTAAAGAGATGAAAAAAGAGTGGATCAAAAACGGAGAAAAAGAAGGTCTTGTGATGGAAATGGATATGGTAGGAAGGACAGAAGACGATAATTCCATGAAAATGATCTGCAAAGACCTCAAGAAACAAAAGCTCACCATAGAAAAATCAGACTATATCAATAATTAA
- a CDS encoding DUF4870 domain-containing protein — protein MEDLNTMESTKSTEAVDKEGKNIGIISYITLIGLIIAFVMNNDKKSEFASYHIRQSLGLGVTGLALGIIGMIPVVGWIINIIAIFVLLYMWVVGILNASKSKMKPVPILGEKYAEWFENVG, from the coding sequence ATGGAAGACTTAAATACAATGGAATCGACTAAATCGACTGAAGCGGTAGATAAAGAAGGTAAAAACATCGGTATTATATCTTATATCACTTTGATCGGCTTAATCATAGCCTTCGTGATGAATAATGATAAAAAGAGTGAATTTGCCTCTTACCACATCAGGCAATCACTGGGACTTGGAGTCACCGGATTGGCTTTAGGAATTATCGGCATGATCCCTGTAGTAGGATGGATCATCAATATAATAGCAATTTTCGTACTCCTTTATATGTGGGTAGTAGGTATTTTAAATGCATCTAAAAGCAAAATGAAGCCGGTTCCTATATTAGGCGAAAAATATGCTGAATGGTTTGAGAACGTTGGCTGA
- a CDS encoding sodium-dependent bicarbonate transport family permease: MNINLLIDNLTNPALLFFFLGIIAVILKSDLEIPPNSSKFISLYLLFSIGFNGGQELAHSDLGMEIALSLLFGIFLALIVPLYTFFILKKRLGVFNAGAIAAAYGSISAVTFVTAVSFLEIQKIDFGGHMVAVMALMEAPAIIVGVLLMSVYNRDKEASIDCGNMIKHSMTNGSVLLILGSLVIGFLAGEKQAEGIMPFTSDIFKGFLAVFLLDMGIVSGKKLSSFWENGWFPFLFAIVVPFINGVIVAIISGFVTQSDGNRLLFTVLGASASYIAVPAAMKMAAPKANPGLYIPMALAVTFPFNITLGLPLYLQIIRAF, encoded by the coding sequence ATGAATATTAATCTACTGATTGATAATCTTACGAACCCGGCATTGCTATTTTTCTTTTTAGGGATAATAGCAGTAATCTTAAAAAGTGATCTGGAAATACCTCCGAATTCTTCAAAGTTTATATCGTTGTATTTGCTTTTTTCTATTGGATTTAATGGGGGGCAGGAATTAGCTCATAGTGACTTGGGAATGGAAATTGCCCTTTCATTATTGTTTGGGATCTTCCTGGCACTGATAGTTCCTTTATATACCTTTTTTATCCTGAAAAAGCGGTTGGGGGTATTCAATGCAGGTGCTATTGCCGCTGCTTATGGATCGATCAGTGCTGTGACTTTTGTAACAGCAGTTTCCTTTCTGGAAATTCAGAAGATTGATTTTGGGGGTCATATGGTAGCAGTTATGGCATTAATGGAAGCCCCGGCGATCATTGTAGGTGTTTTACTTATGTCGGTTTATAACCGGGATAAAGAAGCAAGTATCGATTGCGGTAATATGATCAAACACTCAATGACTAACGGAAGTGTCCTGCTGATTCTGGGTAGTTTGGTGATTGGATTTCTCGCAGGAGAAAAACAGGCTGAGGGAATCATGCCATTTACTTCAGATATATTCAAGGGCTTTCTTGCGGTGTTTTTACTGGATATGGGAATTGTGAGTGGAAAGAAACTATCTTCATTTTGGGAAAATGGCTGGTTTCCGTTTCTATTCGCCATAGTTGTACCATTTATTAATGGTGTCATTGTAGCGATAATCAGTGGTTTTGTTACTCAAAGTGATGGCAATAGGTTGCTTTTTACGGTGTTGGGTGCAAGTGCTTCTTATATAGCTGTTCCCGCTGCGATGAAAATGGCAGCTCCTAAGGCCAACCCGGGATTGTATATTCCAATGGCTCTTGCAGTGACATTCCCATTTAACATTACGCTGGGATTACCTTTATATTTACAGATAATAAGAGCTTTCTAG
- a CDS encoding S9 family peptidase codes for MKFRLTYFLLPVILTFSCGQETEEKETTNTESAPELYTIEQFESNTLYNGGYFSKDESKLLVSSNVTGIYNIYEINIADQSKEQITNSTEESIFVEGYVPGTNDIIYSADKGGDELDHLYLLSRDGSTTELTTGEKEKANFYRWSEDEKSMIYGSNKRDPKYFDVYKMEIGKWEPEMIYKNEDGYFFEGISHNEKYMVLAKPITTSENELYLLNTENGKMTEISKNKGSYRSSGFSNDDKHFFYRTDDGKEFMYLKKYNIETGEEEVVYETNWDVSYSYLSKNDKYRVTGINEDGKISLVVTNNETDEKVDFPDFEDGSVRYVRISDSENKMMMPVGSSKSPSDLYVYNIENEELTKLTNSLNDEIDASDLVSAEVIRYKSFDGTEIPAIYYKPKVATEDNKVPALVWVHGGPGGQSRVGYFSLIQYLVNHGYAILAVNNRGSSGYGKTFYKMDDKNHGDKDLKDCIWGKKWLADKSYIDADRIGIIGGSYGGYMTMAAMTFAPEEFDVGVNIFGVTNWLRTLKSIPPYWEAQREALYTELGDPFSEDSVRLREISPLFHAENVKNPIMVLQGANDPRVLQVESDEIVEEVRKNGVPVEYVLFEDEGHGFVKKENKIEGYGKILDFLNTYLKGDGAKVENEPEQMKAEG; via the coding sequence ATGAAATTCCGATTAACTTATTTTCTTCTACCGGTCATTCTGACCTTTTCCTGTGGACAGGAGACCGAAGAAAAAGAAACTACAAACACTGAATCTGCTCCTGAATTATATACCATTGAACAATTCGAATCAAATACTCTCTATAACGGAGGTTATTTTTCAAAGGATGAATCAAAACTTTTAGTTTCCAGCAACGTAACTGGGATATATAATATTTACGAAATCAATATAGCAGATCAAAGTAAAGAGCAAATAACCAATTCTACGGAAGAATCCATTTTTGTAGAAGGGTATGTGCCCGGTACAAATGACATTATCTATTCTGCTGATAAGGGCGGTGATGAATTAGATCATTTGTATTTACTGTCTCGTGATGGTAGTACTACAGAACTAACAACTGGCGAAAAGGAAAAGGCGAATTTCTATAGATGGTCCGAAGATGAAAAATCAATGATCTATGGTTCCAACAAACGTGACCCAAAATATTTCGATGTTTATAAAATGGAAATTGGCAAATGGGAGCCTGAAATGATTTATAAAAATGAAGATGGTTATTTCTTTGAAGGAATATCTCACAATGAAAAATATATGGTACTGGCTAAGCCCATTACGACTAGTGAAAATGAGCTTTACCTGCTCAATACTGAGAATGGAAAAATGACGGAAATCTCCAAAAATAAGGGATCATACCGAAGCTCAGGATTCAGTAATGATGATAAGCATTTCTTTTATCGAACAGATGATGGAAAAGAATTTATGTATCTTAAAAAATATAATATAGAAACCGGTGAAGAGGAAGTTGTTTATGAAACAAACTGGGATGTAAGTTATAGTTACTTAAGTAAAAATGACAAATATCGAGTTACAGGAATTAACGAAGATGGAAAGATCTCTCTTGTTGTAACTAACAACGAAACAGATGAAAAAGTAGATTTCCCTGATTTCGAGGATGGTAGTGTCAGATATGTACGTATATCAGATAGTGAAAACAAAATGATGATGCCAGTCGGATCATCCAAATCACCATCAGACTTATATGTGTATAATATAGAAAATGAAGAATTAACGAAGCTCACAAATAGCTTAAATGATGAGATAGACGCTTCCGATCTTGTTTCTGCTGAGGTGATAAGATATAAATCTTTTGATGGCACGGAAATCCCTGCTATTTATTACAAGCCAAAAGTTGCAACTGAAGATAACAAGGTTCCCGCATTAGTTTGGGTACATGGTGGTCCGGGAGGTCAGTCAAGAGTTGGATATTTTTCTTTAATTCAATATCTGGTCAATCATGGGTATGCAATACTGGCAGTAAATAATCGCGGAAGTAGTGGTTATGGAAAAACTTTTTATAAAATGGATGATAAAAACCATGGAGATAAAGATCTTAAAGATTGTATTTGGGGTAAAAAATGGCTGGCTGATAAATCATACATTGATGCAGACAGAATTGGAATAATTGGAGGAAGCTACGGTGGCTACATGACCATGGCAGCCATGACATTCGCGCCGGAGGAATTTGATGTTGGAGTAAATATCTTTGGTGTAACTAACTGGTTAAGAACATTAAAATCGATCCCTCCTTACTGGGAAGCTCAGAGAGAAGCACTATATACAGAATTAGGCGATCCATTTTCTGAGGATTCAGTAAGGTTAAGAGAGATATCTCCACTATTCCATGCTGAAAATGTTAAAAATCCCATCATGGTACTACAGGGCGCTAACGACCCAAGAGTATTGCAGGTTGAATCGGATGAGATTGTCGAAGAAGTTCGGAAAAATGGTGTTCCAGTCGAATACGTTCTTTTTGAAGATGAAGGACACGGTTTTGTTAAAAAGGAAAATAAAATTGAAGGGTATGGGAAAATTCTTGACTTCCTGAACACCTACCTTAAAGGTGATGGTGCAAAAGTTGAAAATGAACCTGAACAAATGAAGGCAGAAGGCTGA
- a CDS encoding tetratricopeptide repeat protein → MNKEELIDRYLAGELNEEEKSNFKKMMDDDPSIAEEVKFRRELKLAIKKSERTQIKEMLSATEKARGKSVKINWPMYLAAASVAFIFITGLWFFVLNDKPDPDELYVAYYAPYENVVHPIERSESIENLETEAFLAYEQGNYKEARALFSKLEVERKDPYIQLYLGITLMSMEDYSLATDYFNEYIKSEGKLKDRALWYLSLSYLKTGESGKAIQTLKKLIEMNGYNRYKAEELLAKIE, encoded by the coding sequence ATGAATAAGGAAGAATTAATTGATCGTTACCTGGCTGGTGAACTCAACGAAGAGGAGAAATCCAACTTTAAGAAAATGATGGATGATGATCCTTCTATTGCTGAGGAAGTTAAATTTAGGAGGGAACTTAAACTAGCTATTAAGAAATCAGAGAGAACCCAGATTAAGGAAATGCTTTCTGCAACAGAAAAAGCTAGAGGTAAGTCTGTTAAGATTAACTGGCCGATGTATTTAGCTGCTGCTTCAGTAGCTTTTATTTTTATAACCGGATTATGGTTTTTTGTATTAAATGACAAACCTGATCCTGATGAACTTTATGTAGCTTATTATGCTCCATATGAAAATGTTGTTCATCCTATTGAGAGGAGTGAATCGATAGAGAATCTTGAAACTGAAGCATTTTTGGCTTACGAGCAGGGAAATTATAAGGAAGCAAGAGCGCTTTTTAGTAAGCTGGAAGTCGAAAGAAAGGACCCTTATATTCAGCTTTATCTGGGTATCACATTAATGTCTATGGAAGATTATTCACTGGCTACTGATTATTTTAATGAATATATAAAATCAGAAGGCAAATTAAAGGATAGGGCTTTATGGTATCTGTCACTTTCATACCTTAAAACAGGAGAATCCGGGAAAGCCATCCAAACTCTTAAAAAACTAATCGAAATGAATGGATATAATCGATATAAAGCGGAGGAATTACTTGCTAAGATCGAATAA
- a CDS encoding acyltransferase family protein, giving the protein MNYSNIRKRQRLISLDVFRGLTIMAMIIVNSPGSWSYMYPPLQHANWHGLTPTDLIFPFFLFIVGFSISLSLEKPIAITDKSIYKKIILRALKIFIVGLFLWLMFNPTLKELRWPGVLQRISVCFLITAVLYLNLGNKSLILISLMVLLGYSFILHFIPVPIDETIQQAIKTNQIPRAGGYTPVTIDFFSKDYIAPNMQPGINLSAYIDRQVLPGTLYEKSWDPEGLLSTFPAIITTITGAITGRYFKRLISENARTRFLIITGLFLLIAGIILSIYIPLNKHLWTSSFVLVTGGAALLMLAICYFFIDIKGFDKYLYFPRVYGTNAITAYVLSFIFLYIFYREELLGLQLNNVFMDWLHGQRVPLKLSSLIYSFLYLFILFIPLHILYRKKVFIKL; this is encoded by the coding sequence GTGAACTATTCAAATATTCGAAAAAGACAAAGGCTAATCTCCCTGGATGTATTCAGAGGATTAACTATTATGGCTATGATAATAGTCAATAGCCCCGGGAGCTGGTCTTATATGTATCCTCCGCTTCAACACGCAAACTGGCATGGTCTTACACCTACAGACTTAATTTTTCCTTTTTTCTTGTTTATTGTTGGCTTTTCTATTTCGTTATCTCTTGAAAAACCAATAGCTATAACCGACAAATCGATCTATAAAAAAATTATCCTGCGTGCGTTAAAAATTTTTATTGTCGGCTTATTTCTCTGGTTAATGTTCAATCCGACTTTGAAAGAATTGAGATGGCCGGGAGTTTTACAAAGAATATCAGTATGCTTTTTAATTACAGCTGTACTTTACCTCAACCTCGGTAACAAAAGTTTGATTTTAATAAGTCTGATGGTCTTACTCGGGTATAGTTTTATTCTTCATTTTATACCTGTCCCAATCGATGAAACAATCCAACAGGCTATAAAAACTAACCAGATTCCCCGTGCAGGAGGTTATACACCAGTTACAATTGATTTTTTCTCTAAAGATTATATTGCTCCAAATATGCAACCGGGAATTAATTTATCTGCATATATCGACCGTCAAGTATTACCCGGAACATTATATGAAAAATCATGGGATCCTGAAGGTTTACTAAGCACCTTTCCGGCAATAATCACGACAATTACCGGAGCAATCACAGGACGGTATTTTAAAAGATTAATCTCAGAGAATGCCAGAACCAGGTTTCTAATAATAACTGGCTTATTTCTGCTTATCGCAGGAATAATCTTAAGTATTTATATTCCACTTAATAAGCATTTATGGACCTCTTCATTTGTACTTGTCACAGGCGGGGCTGCTCTTTTAATGCTGGCAATTTGTTATTTCTTTATAGATATAAAAGGTTTCGACAAGTATTTATATTTCCCACGTGTTTACGGTACGAATGCAATTACAGCCTATGTTCTTTCCTTTATTTTTCTATATATCTTCTACAGGGAAGAGTTACTAGGGTTGCAATTAAATAATGTATTTATGGACTGGTTGCACGGACAGAGGGTTCCTCTGAAATTATCATCATTGATTTACTCTTTTTTATATTTATTCATTCTATTCATACCTCTGCATATTTTATATAGAAAGAAAGTATTTATCAAATTATAA